CTATGTGGGATGACCTTCTCGTCGTCGTTCAATTTTCAAAACTGGTTGCTCGTTGCCTTCTCCGGTTACTACTCTCCGATGTAAGCTAGTTCCCCACAAGGCTGATGAGGATCGATTAGAGTTAAGCATTCTTGTTGTTGAATTTGTTCCCTTGTTGGAGGACAAGTTGAAACAATTTTTGCACAAACAGAAAGCTTTGATGTGACATTCGAGCAAGTTGGGCACGTTTGGTTGTGTTCTTGTGTAGGCAGATAAGGAAGAGTATTTGAAGATCGCCAAGCCTGTTTCCAGCCGTACTGATTTAGCTATTGTGGCCCCTTTTTCTGATTTTGCTGACAACTATGTTCGATTTGCGTGAGTTCAGCTTCATAGtgtaaattgaaataataaataataattaacctttaaaaaaatataaaaataataataaactaaatTTAAGCTATAGCTAGGACATTATAGTCTATTGAAATAACAAATACAAAAACAAAATGTATTGTAAGATTTAGGTGATTAACCTCTTGACTATAGTGATTTATAATGTACTAAGTTGCTCACAAGTCAGAGGGAAAGTTTTCCAAGCCGGATAAGCGAGGTAATGTGTGGTTCTTGTTGGTTTAGTTCGGTTTGTTATGGCTTCCTTTATACATGTTATGTGTGGTTCTTGTTGGTTTAGTTTGGTTTAGTTGTTGTTTCCTTTAAACATGTTTTCGTTGATGTATGTTAGTTTCGGTTTGGATTCGTCGTTCGTTGTTACGTTGACCCTTTTGCGCTACGGCTCGCTTTTAGATAATTTTGGTTGTTGATTTAGGTTTAGGCTTTGTTTAACTTTACTTTCTAGGTGTGAGGTGGTCTGGGTCATTGTGTTGTATCTTTGTTTTTTGAAGGATTCTTTCACTTTCGGTGAAGGACCTTGATTCTATATAAATTTTTCGTTTTTTGAAGAAACAAAAGGGAAAAAAAAGAACTCGTCTTTCGTAACTAGttgcaaactttgcttatctttcaTGATGTAAGCCTTACATCTGAAATGACGACAACAATTTGTCAATATTtctcatttatatataaatatataaatatattatatatgtcCATTTCATTCTTTTTTATTGCTCCCAACTGTCTTTATATGTTTGTTTCTTCTTTCTGGAactttatattataaaattataaaaatacaaatatacttCTAAATATTTATGGGCCCTTTATTACACGTGGTCGGAAGTCCCTTTCtactatttaatcaactacaacACGTACCTCCAAAATCACGTTTTATTACCTTTAAACCACCTACTGGACCGGCTACATTGCGGTCTATTTGGATTTCAGGAACATTTCGAGGTGAGAATATTCATGTAATCATGTTGGAAATCGTTTTTTCAAGAAGTGAAGTACAGTTGTTTTATTGGGCGTCTACTGCAAACATGTGCTCTAGACCCTCTTTACTGCTTCGAAATGTATAAGACTAAGGTGTGTCTCTTGATTTTTGTTCGTTTAGTTGGTAGGCTTGTAACCAAGCTTCGGGTGCTCTCCTTCGGGTGCTCTCCTTCGCTTTAGTTCATGATGGCCTTTAAAGTTCTATAAGATGCTTTGGTAATTTGAGGTTATGTCCATTCACTACAACAAAAAACAGGACGAACAACGAACACATTTGGAGCGATGAAATATCGTCGCAAAAAGAGGTATCGCCGCAAAAAAGGTGCTACACGACAAAATTTTCAACATTTTAACCAGCATCTAGGCCACCAACCAATTGCCGCGATACTTTTGAGAAAATCGCCGCAAATGAAATGTAGTAATTTCTCACTCCAAAAAAACAGGACCTTTAGGGACGGCTTTTTTTGACTTTTTGGGACGACATGTCATCCCCAATAACCTTTAGGGACAACATGTCGTCTCCAAATGGTCGTCTTCAATGCTCCGTCGCAAAAAGTTTTTCGGGACGAACGCTTTTTTTTCGGGACGACAGGGGGTCCCACTTTGACTTTTCGGTTGCCAGAAATGATAGCTTTTTCCGGACGACTTTTAGAGACGACATGGCGTCCCTTAAAATATActaatttttttattataattgacttattaaaataattaatttcaTTGGCGACAAGCTTTGGGGACGACTTTTCGTCCCTAAAAAACTGCTGTAAAATTTTTGACAGATTTAAATCTGTTTTTTCAGTCGTAAAAATGGCACATTTTAACAAAACCAAAACCTGCTGTACAAAACATACTATATTTCACAAACACCACCATAACATTAATTAAAAACATGTCTCCAAGTTATACAAACGAGTATCTAACGATTACATTCCGAAACAAAGTTTATACATTAGAGTCATTAATCAAATCTGAGtagcaaacaaacacaaacaacATATTtacctttcttcttcttcttcttcatatccACCTTCGCTTTCACCCTCATTACCTTCTCCTTCACTTTCACCCACATCATTTGTGTCTTCACGTTCACCCTCATCTCGAGTTGAATTAGGAGTTGGGAAAAAAAAGATTGATATTGGGGCGTGATAGCCATACCATTATACGCAAAAGTATCGTATACCGCGGCCTTTAGCAATGGTTGTTCAGAACCTGCTGGTGGTGGTGTTCTTGTTCGACCCGTTGATGAAGATAATGTACTAGCCGATTCGGGTAACGTTTAACCCACTCCACGACAGTGCCCACATCATTCGCCCAAAACTTCCAACATAATTTCTTCATCCCTCTTTTCCGGATGTATTCTTTTACATCCACCATCAACCCAATCGGTCATGTTAAAGAACTCCTACAACAATATGAAATTAAGTTACAGTATTTTATTAGTATAATAagcactgttgcaaaacaccccgtctcgggCCGTCTTGACACCCGtctcgacggtttggtgactagtccGTCCCGTCTTGAAGAAAActgtctaatatgacagtcaacggtcaaaattcgggtcaaagttgaaaaaatcgggtcaaagtcggtcaaaaattagaaaaaaaagaAAATCGGCAAAATCGGTAAAAtatatcgtattttagtttgaattttttgtattaaattaacgatgatagcaattatgggcacaaattaattaattaaagtttttagctttaaaatatgtatacatatatgcatttttatacttatatatttaaaagtcaactttggtcaacgtccgtctcgacccccgtctcgaccccgtctcgaacgtctcgacttttttcggacccgaccgtctcgaccccgtctcacgttttttgcaaccttgataataagtatatattatataaattttaagtataaATAAGTAAGTAATTTATCATATAATGAATCGAATAAACTTACAATGAGATCAAGCCATATTTTTTCTTTCTCATCATCAGGAACCTGTCCCCAACGCTCGTAATGCTTGGACGAGTCCTTAAAGTAACTGCGACGAGAACCTTGCAGTCTGACCGTTGTAAAAGACGAAGGATTTGGAGTGATAGGGCGCTTGAAGTGATACCATTATGGAATCGATGTACTTGCGACGAGATGTTTCCACAAAAAGTAACTGCGGCGAAAAAAGGACCCTTTTGCTCCGCAAAACTTGCCACCAATAACCTTATTCCCTATAATAATAAAATGATGGATAGTtcctttttatttataaaatttagTATTTtcgcgaaaagaaaaaaaattaattataattattgtcaTATATATGTAGCATgagttataaatatataattattaccttagcaaaatataaataataagtaAAAAATATTGTTAGATAAAAAatattatatgcattttgttagagAAAAAAAATACAGTTTTAGAAAAGCAGGTTGATATATACtttttcaaaacggcatattacaaACACAAAAACTATTCTAAAGTGCAATCTCACGTACCCTCTTAGTTTATTCCTCTTGTATCTCATGTTTTTTAAGCAAAATTAGTAATTAGTATATCACAAAATATTTCATATGTGGTACCTTAACTCTACAagttattaatttgtaaaatttaaaatatatttcatgTATTTTTTTTTCCTGATAAACAACAATTAGTTGGCTGTTAAGCAATGAATGGCAGAGGGTCTGTAGTACTCGAAGCACTGTAGTGATCCAGTTTTTAGACATGAAGTAAAATCTTTTCGATTTAGTTCTTAGACATGAAGTGAAATCTTTTCGATTTATCATAGAGGCGAAGGTATTATAGACTTTATTTAGAGTATTTTTATTGGTCATATATGCACAAATAGGCAAAATCAGGATTCATCCGGTGATATTTCTTGAAAGGTAAATAtcgttataaaaattaaaatatgttaaaattaataattaaaggATGTTGGCATTAtttactatttttatttttaatatactataaTAAGTATTTTTAAGAGTTGGGGGTGACAAAATGGTGCATCTCTGCCTATGTATGCAGCACACCTAATGTacctattataaatataaatataaatgaacaTGAAGCACTTCCATACAATATCACCATCTAATTATCATTTACTTCCAACTCTTTgattacttatattaataacatCTCTCTATTTCTTTCCAAATCTATCTTCTCTACAATGGAAAAAGCACCCCATATAGCCATTGTACCAAGTCCAGGAATGGGCCACTTGATCCCTTTAGTTGAATTTGCTAAAAAACTAAACAATCAACACAACATACATGCAACTTTCATCATCCCAAATGATGGACCTTTATCAATTTCTCAAAAGGTTTTTCTTGATTCACTTCCTAATGGTTTAAACTATCTTCTTCTTCCTCCTGTTAATTTTGATGACTTACCACAAGATACTCAAATGGAAACTCGAATTAGTCTCATGGTAACTCGGTCTCTTAATTCGCTCCGTGAAGTATTTAAGTCTTTAGTTGTGGAGAAAAATATGGTGGCTTTGTTTATTGATCTTTTCGGGACCGATGCATTTGATGTTGCTATTGAATTTGGTGTTTCACCTTATGTATTTTTTCCATCTACTGCTATGGCTTTATCTTTGTTTCTTCATTTACCTAAACTTGATCAAATGGTTTCATGTGAGTATAAGGAACTTTCTGAACCGGTTCAAATTCCAGGTTGTATACCGATTCGTGGACAAGACTTGCTTGACCCGGTTCAAGATAGAAAAAATGATGCATACAAATGGGTGCTTCATAATGTAAAGAGGTATTCGATGGCTAAGGGTATAGCGGTAAATAGCTTCAAGGAGTTAGAAGGTGGAGCATTGAAAGCTTTGTTAGAAGATGAACCGGGTAAGCCAAAAGTTTATCCGGTTGGACCACTGGTACAAACCGGGTTTAGTTGTGATGTTGATGGGATTGAGTGCTTGAAGTGGTTAGATGGTAAGCCATCCGGTTCTGTTTTATACATATCATTTGGAAGTGGTGGGACCCTTTCATATGATCAACTTAATGAGTTAGCTATGGGTTTAGAATTAAGTGAACAAAGGTTCATATGGGTGGTTAGAAGTCCAAATGATCAACCAAACGCCACCTACTTTGATTCTCATGGTCAAAAGGACCCTCTTGATTTTCTACCAGAAGGGTTCTTGGAAAGAACCAAAGGTTATGGGTTTGTGATCCCCTCTTGGGCCCCACAAGCTCAGATCCTGAGTCACAGTTCCACTGGTGGGTTTTTAACCCACTGTGGATGGAACTCGATTCTCGAGTCTGTAGTCCATGGTGTGCCGGTGATTGCTTGGCCACTTTATGCCGAACAAAAGATGAATGCAGTGTCTTTAACTGAGGGTATAAAAATTGCAATAAGACCGGTTGTCGGGGAAAATGGGATTGTGGGTCGCTTAGAGATCGCGAGAGTTGTGAAGAGTTTGTTGGAGGGGGAAGAAGGGAAGGCGATTAGGAGTCGAGTTCGCGATCTTAAGGATGCAGCAGCTAATGTTCTTAGTAAAGATGGGTCTTCTACAAAAGCTTTGGATCAATTGGCTTTGAAGTTGAAAAACAATAATTAAGCCAATATTTTAATTGTCAAGCACTTAAATATTTGTTAATTATTTTCCTTTTTTGTAAAAAATT
The window above is part of the Rutidosis leptorrhynchoides isolate AG116_Rl617_1_P2 chromosome 1, CSIRO_AGI_Rlap_v1, whole genome shotgun sequence genome. Proteins encoded here:
- the LOC139873076 gene encoding hydroquinone glucosyltransferase-like; the encoded protein is MEKAPHIAIVPSPGMGHLIPLVEFAKKLNNQHNIHATFIIPNDGPLSISQKVFLDSLPNGLNYLLLPPVNFDDLPQDTQMETRISLMVTRSLNSLREVFKSLVVEKNMVALFIDLFGTDAFDVAIEFGVSPYVFFPSTAMALSLFLHLPKLDQMVSCEYKELSEPVQIPGCIPIRGQDLLDPVQDRKNDAYKWVLHNVKRYSMAKGIAVNSFKELEGGALKALLEDEPGKPKVYPVGPLVQTGFSCDVDGIECLKWLDGKPSGSVLYISFGSGGTLSYDQLNELAMGLELSEQRFIWVVRSPNDQPNATYFDSHGQKDPLDFLPEGFLERTKGYGFVIPSWAPQAQILSHSSTGGFLTHCGWNSILESVVHGVPVIAWPLYAEQKMNAVSLTEGIKIAIRPVVGENGIVGRLEIARVVKSLLEGEEGKAIRSRVRDLKDAAANVLSKDGSSTKALDQLALKLKNNN